Proteins encoded by one window of Nasonia vitripennis strain AsymCx chromosome 5, Nvit_psr_1.1, whole genome shotgun sequence:
- the LOC100124144 gene encoding phospholipase A1-like, producing the protein MNPTTSIVPLFVFCGTVLGDLPSVMESPSMDDTPSVNLTSDGVVIQDVLFFLYTKKNPKVPQQLYYKNLTILNRSFLNFSQPLKVVVHGWRNNHTSDIGTLLRKAFLDHGSFNVLSVDWGKIAYENYLYAANRVSAVGALVGEMIDFLVDMGSDPRNISVVGHSLGAHVAGLAALQADANISHVVGLDPAGPGFRLVGTDGRISTKDANYVEIIHTCAGNLGVRRPLGHADFYPNGGGPRQPGCGADLIGSCAHSRSYKYYAESLKDPDAWYAIMCNSSKSFDAGECEGNNIQPFPRWKADYHKPPGIYQLRTASSSPYGLGINGTVPTMNETLISEIQSIPGNVAEAIAETANSAVTTAVNVANKTANAAISIVKG; encoded by the exons ATGAACCCGACAACTTCGATCGTCCCGCTGTTCGTATTCTGCGGAACCG TTCTAGGGGATCTACCATCGGTAATGGAATCACCCTCGATGGACGACACTCCATCTGTGAACCTGACTTCAGACGGTGTAGTGATACAAGACgtactattttttttgtacACAAAAAAGAATCCGAAAGTACCACAACAATTGTACTACAAAAATCTCACGATATTGAATCGGAGTTTCTTAAACTTTAGTCAGCCATTGAAAGTTGTGGTGCATGGCTGGAGAAACAATCACACGAGTGATATCGGCACACTGCTTCGCAAAG CGTTTTTGGATCACGGCAGCTTCAACGTACTTTCGGTGGACTGGGGCAAAATAGCCTACGAAAATTATCTCTACGCTGCGAATAGAGTAAGCGCAGTGGGTGCTCTCGTAGGCGAGATGATTGATTTCTTGGTGGACATGGGCTCTGATCCAAGAAACATCTCTGTGGTGGGTCACTCGTTAGGAGCACACGTTGCTGGACTAGCGGCGCTTCAGGCAGACGCTAACATCAGCCATGTAGTTG GTCTGGACCCAGCGGGTCCTGGCTTTCGTTTAGTGGGAACGGATGGTCGTATCAGTACCAAGGACGCCAATTATGTCGAAATCATCCACACATGCGCTGGTAATTTGGGCGTTCGTCGTCCCTTAGGCCACGCGGACTTTTATCCCAATGGCGGAGGTCCCAGGCAGCCGGGATGTGGCGCTGATCTCATCGGCTCGTGCGCCCACAGTCGATCTTACAAATACTACGCGGAGTCGCTAAAGGATCCTGATGCCTGGTATGCAATCATGTGCAACTCGTCGAAAAGTTTCGATGCGGGCGAGTGCGAGGGCAACAATATCCAACCCTTTCCCAGGTGGAAGGCGGACTACCACAAGCCACCTGGCATTTATCAGCTCAGAACCGCGTCGTCTTCGCCATATGGTCTCGGAATAAATGGCACCGTACCAACCATGAACGAGACTTTGATCAGCGAAATACAATCGATACCTGGAAACGTTGCGGAAGCGATCGCAGAAACCGCTAATTCTGCTGTTACGACAGCAGTGAATGTCGCTAATAAGACTGCAAATGCAGCAATATCGATTGTAAAAGGTTAG